A genomic region of Lagenorhynchus albirostris chromosome 18, mLagAlb1.1, whole genome shotgun sequence contains the following coding sequences:
- the ZMYM2 gene encoding zinc finger MYM-type protein 2 isoform X8 gives MDTGSSGGLELTDQTPVLLGRTAMAASLTDVGNSFSGPPNPLVNRSSKFQNSSVEDDDDVVFIEPVQPPPPSAPVVADQRTITFTSSKNEELQGNDSKILPSSKELASQKGSVSETIVIDDEEDMETNQGQEKNSSNFIERRPPESKNRTNDVDFSTSSFSRSKTKTAVGPFNPGRMNVAGDVFQNGESAAHHNPDSWISQSASFPRNQKQPGVDSLSPVASLPKQIFQPSAQQQPTKPVKVTCANCKKPLQKGQTAYQRKGSAHLFCSTTCLSSFSHKPAPKKLCVMCKKDITTMKGTIVAQVDSSESFQEFCSTSCLSLYEDKQNPTKGALNKSRCTICGKLTEIRHEVSFKNMTHKLCSDHCFNRYRMANGLIMNCCEQCGEYLPSKGAGNNVLVIDGQQKRFCCQSCVSEYKQVGSHPSFLKEVRDHMQDSFLMQPEFHTKLFLIGDRLLSFLLT, from the exons ATGGACACAGGTTCATCAGGAGGATTAGAATTGACTGATCAGACTCCTGTTTTGCTGGGGAGGACGGCCATGGCAGCTAGCCTCACGGACGTAGGAAATTCATTTAGTGGGCCACCTAACCCTTTAGTGAATAGATCTAGTAAATTTCAGAACTCATCAgtggaagatgatgatgatgttgtgTTTATCGAACCTGTACAACCTCCTCCGCCTTCTGCACCAGTGGTAGCCGATCAAAGAACCATAACATTTACGTCATCGAAAAATGAAGAGCTACAAGGAAATGATTCCAAAATTCTTCCTTCCTCAAAAGAATTGGCTTCTCAGAAGGGAAGTGTAAGTGAGACAATTGTCATCGATGATGAAGAGGACATGGAAACAAATCAAGGGCAAGAGAAAAATTCCTCCAATTTTATTGAACGGAGACCACCCGAGTCTAAAAACAGAACCAATGATGTGGATTTCTCTACTTCCAGTTTTTCAAGAAGTAAG ACCAAGACTGCAGTAGGACCTTTTAATCCTGGTAGAATGAATGTGGCAGGAGACGTATTTCAGAACGGAGAGTCTGCAGCTCATCACAATCCTG attcttggATCTCCCAGTCAGCATCATTTCCCCGAAATCAGAAACAGCCAGGGGTGGATTCTTTATCACCAGTGGCCTCTCTTCCTAAACAGATTTTCCAGCCTTCTGCCCAACAGCAACCCACTAAACCAGTTAAAGTCACTTGTGCAAACTGCAAAAAGCCTTTACAGAAGGGACAGACAGCTTATCAGCGAAAAGGATCAGCTCACCTCTTCTGTTCTACCAcctgcctctcttccttctctcacaAGCCTGCTCCAAAGAAACTTTGTGTTATGTGTAAAAA AGATATAACTACAATGAAAGGAACCATTGTTGCCCAAGTGGATTCGAGCGAATCCTTCCAGGAATTCTGTAGTACATCTTGTCTGTCTCTTTATGAAGACAAACAGAATCCTACTAAAGGAGCGCTGAATAAGTCAAGATGTACAATTTGTGGTAAACTAACAGAG attcgCCATGAAGttagctttaaaaatatgactcATAAGCTGTGCAGTGACCACTGCTTTAATAGATACAGAATGGCCAATGGTCTAATAATGAATTGCTGTGAGCAGTGTGGGGAGTACTTGCCCAGCAAAGGCGCTGGGAACAATGTCTTGGTAATTGATGGTCAGCAGAAGAGATTTTGCTGCCAGAGTTGTGTCAGTGAATACAAGCAG gTAGGTAGCCATCCAAGCTTTCTGAAGGAGGTTCGTGATCACATGCAGGACTCTTTCTTAATGCAGCCTGAG TTTCACACAAAACTATTTCTCATTGGGGACCGGTTGCTTAGCTTCTTGCTTACTTGA
- the ZMYM2 gene encoding zinc finger MYM-type protein 2 isoform X11, translating to MDTGSSGGLELTDQTPVLLGRTAMAASLTDVGNSFSGPPNPLVNRSSKFQNSSVEDDDDVVFIEPVQPPPPSAPVVADQRTITFTSSKNEELQGNDSKILPSSKELASQKGSVSETIVIDDEEDMETNQGQEKNSSNFIERRPPESKNRTNDVDFSTSSFSRSKTKTAVGPFNPGRMNVAGDVFQNGESAAHHNPDSWISQSASFPRNQKQPGVDSLSPVASLPKQIFQPSAQQQPTKPVKVTCANCKKPLQKGQTAYQRKGSAHLFCSTTCLSSFSHKPAPKKLCVMCKKDITTMKGTIVAQVDSSESFQEFCSTSCLSLYEDKQNPTKGALNKSRCTICGKLTEIRHEVSFKNMTHKLCSDHCFNRYRMANGLIMNCCEQCGEYLPSKGAGNNVLVIDGQQKRFCCQSCVSEYKQVAIQAF from the exons ATGGACACAGGTTCATCAGGAGGATTAGAATTGACTGATCAGACTCCTGTTTTGCTGGGGAGGACGGCCATGGCAGCTAGCCTCACGGACGTAGGAAATTCATTTAGTGGGCCACCTAACCCTTTAGTGAATAGATCTAGTAAATTTCAGAACTCATCAgtggaagatgatgatgatgttgtgTTTATCGAACCTGTACAACCTCCTCCGCCTTCTGCACCAGTGGTAGCCGATCAAAGAACCATAACATTTACGTCATCGAAAAATGAAGAGCTACAAGGAAATGATTCCAAAATTCTTCCTTCCTCAAAAGAATTGGCTTCTCAGAAGGGAAGTGTAAGTGAGACAATTGTCATCGATGATGAAGAGGACATGGAAACAAATCAAGGGCAAGAGAAAAATTCCTCCAATTTTATTGAACGGAGACCACCCGAGTCTAAAAACAGAACCAATGATGTGGATTTCTCTACTTCCAGTTTTTCAAGAAGTAAG ACCAAGACTGCAGTAGGACCTTTTAATCCTGGTAGAATGAATGTGGCAGGAGACGTATTTCAGAACGGAGAGTCTGCAGCTCATCACAATCCTG attcttggATCTCCCAGTCAGCATCATTTCCCCGAAATCAGAAACAGCCAGGGGTGGATTCTTTATCACCAGTGGCCTCTCTTCCTAAACAGATTTTCCAGCCTTCTGCCCAACAGCAACCCACTAAACCAGTTAAAGTCACTTGTGCAAACTGCAAAAAGCCTTTACAGAAGGGACAGACAGCTTATCAGCGAAAAGGATCAGCTCACCTCTTCTGTTCTACCAcctgcctctcttccttctctcacaAGCCTGCTCCAAAGAAACTTTGTGTTATGTGTAAAAA AGATATAACTACAATGAAAGGAACCATTGTTGCCCAAGTGGATTCGAGCGAATCCTTCCAGGAATTCTGTAGTACATCTTGTCTGTCTCTTTATGAAGACAAACAGAATCCTACTAAAGGAGCGCTGAATAAGTCAAGATGTACAATTTGTGGTAAACTAACAGAG attcgCCATGAAGttagctttaaaaatatgactcATAAGCTGTGCAGTGACCACTGCTTTAATAGATACAGAATGGCCAATGGTCTAATAATGAATTGCTGTGAGCAGTGTGGGGAGTACTTGCCCAGCAAAGGCGCTGGGAACAATGTCTTGGTAATTGATGGTCAGCAGAAGAGATTTTGCTGCCAGAGTTGTGTCAGTGAATACAAGCAG GTAGCCATCCAAGCTTTCTGA
- the ZMYM2 gene encoding zinc finger MYM-type protein 2 isoform X7 — MDTGSSGGLELTDQTPVLLGRTAMAASLTDVGNSFSGPPNPLVNRSSKFQNSSVEDDDDVVFIEPVQPPPPSAPVVADQRTITFTSSKNEELQGNDSKILPSSKELASQKGSVSETIVIDDEEDMETNQGQEKNSSNFIERRPPESKNRTNDVDFSTSSFSRSKTKTAVGPFNPGRMNVAGDVFQNGESAAHHNPDSWISQSASFPRNQKQPGVDSLSPVASLPKQIFQPSAQQQPTKPVKVTCANCKKPLQKGQTAYQRKGSAHLFCSTTCLSSFSHKPAPKKLCVMCKKDITTMKGTIVAQVDSSESFQEFCSTSCLSLYEDKQNPTKGALNKSRCTICGKLTEIRHEVSFKNMTHKLCSDHCFNRYRMANGLIMNCCEQCGEYLPSKGAGNNVLVIDGQQKRFCCQSCVSEYKQVGSHPSFLKEVRDHMQDSFLMQPEKYGKLTTCTGCRTQCRFFDMTQCIGPNGYMEPYCSTACMNSHKTKYAKSQSLGIICHFCKRNSLPQYQATMPDGKLYNFCNSSCVAKFQKLAVGLEIGLVLVGLRFIQDQLRGDIFRFGSQHAVISQRPVCSSK; from the exons ATGGACACAGGTTCATCAGGAGGATTAGAATTGACTGATCAGACTCCTGTTTTGCTGGGGAGGACGGCCATGGCAGCTAGCCTCACGGACGTAGGAAATTCATTTAGTGGGCCACCTAACCCTTTAGTGAATAGATCTAGTAAATTTCAGAACTCATCAgtggaagatgatgatgatgttgtgTTTATCGAACCTGTACAACCTCCTCCGCCTTCTGCACCAGTGGTAGCCGATCAAAGAACCATAACATTTACGTCATCGAAAAATGAAGAGCTACAAGGAAATGATTCCAAAATTCTTCCTTCCTCAAAAGAATTGGCTTCTCAGAAGGGAAGTGTAAGTGAGACAATTGTCATCGATGATGAAGAGGACATGGAAACAAATCAAGGGCAAGAGAAAAATTCCTCCAATTTTATTGAACGGAGACCACCCGAGTCTAAAAACAGAACCAATGATGTGGATTTCTCTACTTCCAGTTTTTCAAGAAGTAAG ACCAAGACTGCAGTAGGACCTTTTAATCCTGGTAGAATGAATGTGGCAGGAGACGTATTTCAGAACGGAGAGTCTGCAGCTCATCACAATCCTG attcttggATCTCCCAGTCAGCATCATTTCCCCGAAATCAGAAACAGCCAGGGGTGGATTCTTTATCACCAGTGGCCTCTCTTCCTAAACAGATTTTCCAGCCTTCTGCCCAACAGCAACCCACTAAACCAGTTAAAGTCACTTGTGCAAACTGCAAAAAGCCTTTACAGAAGGGACAGACAGCTTATCAGCGAAAAGGATCAGCTCACCTCTTCTGTTCTACCAcctgcctctcttccttctctcacaAGCCTGCTCCAAAGAAACTTTGTGTTATGTGTAAAAA AGATATAACTACAATGAAAGGAACCATTGTTGCCCAAGTGGATTCGAGCGAATCCTTCCAGGAATTCTGTAGTACATCTTGTCTGTCTCTTTATGAAGACAAACAGAATCCTACTAAAGGAGCGCTGAATAAGTCAAGATGTACAATTTGTGGTAAACTAACAGAG attcgCCATGAAGttagctttaaaaatatgactcATAAGCTGTGCAGTGACCACTGCTTTAATAGATACAGAATGGCCAATGGTCTAATAATGAATTGCTGTGAGCAGTGTGGGGAGTACTTGCCCAGCAAAGGCGCTGGGAACAATGTCTTGGTAATTGATGGTCAGCAGAAGAGATTTTGCTGCCAGAGTTGTGTCAGTGAATACAAGCAG gTAGGTAGCCATCCAAGCTTTCTGAAGGAGGTTCGTGATCACATGCAGGACTCTTTCTTAATGCAGCCTGAG aaatatgGAAAACTGACCACTTGTACTGGCTGCCGAACACAGTGCAGGTTTTTTGATATGACTCAGTGTATAGGTCCTAATGGGTATATGGAGCCTTATTGTTCAACTGCTTGCATGAACAGTCACAAGACAAAATATGCAAAATCACAAA GTTTGGGAATTATTTGCCATTTTTGTAAGCGAAACTCTTTACCTCAGTATCAAGCCACAATGCCTGATGGAAAACTGTATAACTTCTGCAATTCCAGTTGTGTGGCTAAATTCCAG AAACTTGCTGTGGGACTGGAGATTGGACTTGTCCTGGTCGGCCTTCGTTTCATTCAAGATCAGCTTCGGGGAGACATTTTCCGTTTCG GCTCTCAGCATGCAGTCATCTCCCAACGGCCAGTTTGTAGCTCCAAGTGA
- the ZMYM2 gene encoding zinc finger MYM-type protein 2 isoform X9: MDTGSSGGLELTDQTPVLLGRTAMAASLTDVGNSFSGPPNPLVNRSSKFQNSSVEDDDDVVFIEPVQPPPPSAPVVADQRTITFTSSKNEELQGNDSKILPSSKELASQKGSVSETIVIDDEEDMETNQGQEKNSSNFIERRPPESKNRTNDVDFSTSSFSRSKTKTAVGPFNPGRMNVAGDVFQNGESAAHHNPDSWISQSASFPRNQKQPGVDSLSPVASLPKQIFQPSAQQQPTKPVKVTCANCKKPLQKGQTAYQRKGSAHLFCSTTCLSSFSHKPAPKKLCVMCKKDITTMKGTIVAQVDSSESFQEFCSTSCLSLYEDKQNPTKGALNKSRCTICGKLTEIRHEVSFKNMTHKLCSDHCFNRYRMANGLIMNCCEQCGEYLPSKGAGNNVLVIDGQQKRFCCQSCVSEYKQVGSHPSFLKEVRDHMQDSFLMQPEVVLGAKMREVI, from the exons ATGGACACAGGTTCATCAGGAGGATTAGAATTGACTGATCAGACTCCTGTTTTGCTGGGGAGGACGGCCATGGCAGCTAGCCTCACGGACGTAGGAAATTCATTTAGTGGGCCACCTAACCCTTTAGTGAATAGATCTAGTAAATTTCAGAACTCATCAgtggaagatgatgatgatgttgtgTTTATCGAACCTGTACAACCTCCTCCGCCTTCTGCACCAGTGGTAGCCGATCAAAGAACCATAACATTTACGTCATCGAAAAATGAAGAGCTACAAGGAAATGATTCCAAAATTCTTCCTTCCTCAAAAGAATTGGCTTCTCAGAAGGGAAGTGTAAGTGAGACAATTGTCATCGATGATGAAGAGGACATGGAAACAAATCAAGGGCAAGAGAAAAATTCCTCCAATTTTATTGAACGGAGACCACCCGAGTCTAAAAACAGAACCAATGATGTGGATTTCTCTACTTCCAGTTTTTCAAGAAGTAAG ACCAAGACTGCAGTAGGACCTTTTAATCCTGGTAGAATGAATGTGGCAGGAGACGTATTTCAGAACGGAGAGTCTGCAGCTCATCACAATCCTG attcttggATCTCCCAGTCAGCATCATTTCCCCGAAATCAGAAACAGCCAGGGGTGGATTCTTTATCACCAGTGGCCTCTCTTCCTAAACAGATTTTCCAGCCTTCTGCCCAACAGCAACCCACTAAACCAGTTAAAGTCACTTGTGCAAACTGCAAAAAGCCTTTACAGAAGGGACAGACAGCTTATCAGCGAAAAGGATCAGCTCACCTCTTCTGTTCTACCAcctgcctctcttccttctctcacaAGCCTGCTCCAAAGAAACTTTGTGTTATGTGTAAAAA AGATATAACTACAATGAAAGGAACCATTGTTGCCCAAGTGGATTCGAGCGAATCCTTCCAGGAATTCTGTAGTACATCTTGTCTGTCTCTTTATGAAGACAAACAGAATCCTACTAAAGGAGCGCTGAATAAGTCAAGATGTACAATTTGTGGTAAACTAACAGAG attcgCCATGAAGttagctttaaaaatatgactcATAAGCTGTGCAGTGACCACTGCTTTAATAGATACAGAATGGCCAATGGTCTAATAATGAATTGCTGTGAGCAGTGTGGGGAGTACTTGCCCAGCAAAGGCGCTGGGAACAATGTCTTGGTAATTGATGGTCAGCAGAAGAGATTTTGCTGCCAGAGTTGTGTCAGTGAATACAAGCAG gTAGGTAGCCATCCAAGCTTTCTGAAGGAGGTTCGTGATCACATGCAGGACTCTTTCTTAATGCAGCCTGAG GTGGTGTTGGGTGCGAAGATGCGTGAAGTAATCTAA
- the ZMYM2 gene encoding zinc finger MYM-type protein 2 isoform X10, which translates to MDTGSSGGLELTDQTPVLLGRTAMAASLTDVGNSFSGPPNPLVNRSSKFQNSSVEDDDDVVFIEPVQPPPPSAPVVADQRTITFTSSKNEELQGNDSKILPSSKELASQKGSVSETIVIDDEEDMETNQGQEKNSSNFIERRPPESKNRTNDVDFSTSSFSRSKTKTAVGPFNPGRMNVAGDVFQNGESAAHHNPDSWISQSASFPRNQKQPGVDSLSPVASLPKQIFQPSAQQQPTKPVKVTCANCKKPLQKGQTAYQRKGSAHLFCSTTCLSSFSHKPAPKKLCVMCKKDITTMKGTIVAQVDSSESFQEFCSTSCLSLYEDKQNPTKGALNKSRCTICGKLTEIRHEVSFKNMTHKLCSDHCFNRYRMANGLIMNCCEQCGEYLPSKGAGNNVLVIDGQQKRFCCQSCVSEYKQEIKSLKN; encoded by the exons ATGGACACAGGTTCATCAGGAGGATTAGAATTGACTGATCAGACTCCTGTTTTGCTGGGGAGGACGGCCATGGCAGCTAGCCTCACGGACGTAGGAAATTCATTTAGTGGGCCACCTAACCCTTTAGTGAATAGATCTAGTAAATTTCAGAACTCATCAgtggaagatgatgatgatgttgtgTTTATCGAACCTGTACAACCTCCTCCGCCTTCTGCACCAGTGGTAGCCGATCAAAGAACCATAACATTTACGTCATCGAAAAATGAAGAGCTACAAGGAAATGATTCCAAAATTCTTCCTTCCTCAAAAGAATTGGCTTCTCAGAAGGGAAGTGTAAGTGAGACAATTGTCATCGATGATGAAGAGGACATGGAAACAAATCAAGGGCAAGAGAAAAATTCCTCCAATTTTATTGAACGGAGACCACCCGAGTCTAAAAACAGAACCAATGATGTGGATTTCTCTACTTCCAGTTTTTCAAGAAGTAAG ACCAAGACTGCAGTAGGACCTTTTAATCCTGGTAGAATGAATGTGGCAGGAGACGTATTTCAGAACGGAGAGTCTGCAGCTCATCACAATCCTG attcttggATCTCCCAGTCAGCATCATTTCCCCGAAATCAGAAACAGCCAGGGGTGGATTCTTTATCACCAGTGGCCTCTCTTCCTAAACAGATTTTCCAGCCTTCTGCCCAACAGCAACCCACTAAACCAGTTAAAGTCACTTGTGCAAACTGCAAAAAGCCTTTACAGAAGGGACAGACAGCTTATCAGCGAAAAGGATCAGCTCACCTCTTCTGTTCTACCAcctgcctctcttccttctctcacaAGCCTGCTCCAAAGAAACTTTGTGTTATGTGTAAAAA AGATATAACTACAATGAAAGGAACCATTGTTGCCCAAGTGGATTCGAGCGAATCCTTCCAGGAATTCTGTAGTACATCTTGTCTGTCTCTTTATGAAGACAAACAGAATCCTACTAAAGGAGCGCTGAATAAGTCAAGATGTACAATTTGTGGTAAACTAACAGAG attcgCCATGAAGttagctttaaaaatatgactcATAAGCTGTGCAGTGACCACTGCTTTAATAGATACAGAATGGCCAATGGTCTAATAATGAATTGCTGTGAGCAGTGTGGGGAGTACTTGCCCAGCAAAGGCGCTGGGAACAATGTCTTGGTAATTGATGGTCAGCAGAAGAGATTTTGCTGCCAGAGTTGTGTCAGTGAATACAAGCAG GAAATCAAGTCTTTGAAAAACTAG
- the ZMYM2 gene encoding zinc finger MYM-type protein 2 isoform X12 yields the protein MDTGSSGGLELTDQTPVLLGRTAMAASLTDVGNSFSGPPNPLVNRSSKFQNSSVEDDDDVVFIEPVQPPPPSAPVVADQRTITFTSSKNEELQGNDSKILPSSKELASQKGSVSETIVIDDEEDMETNQGQEKNSSNFIERRPPESKNRTNDVDFSTSSFSRSKTKTAVGPFNPGRMNVAGDVFQNGESAAHHNPDSWISQSASFPRNQKQPGVDSLSPVASLPKQIFQPSAQQQPTKPVKVTCANCKKPLQKGQTAYQRKGSAHLFCSTTCLSSFSHKPAPKKLCVMCKKDITTMKGTIVAQVDSSESFQEFCSTSCLSLYEDKQNPTKGALNKSRCTICGKLTEVGALTENP from the exons ATGGACACAGGTTCATCAGGAGGATTAGAATTGACTGATCAGACTCCTGTTTTGCTGGGGAGGACGGCCATGGCAGCTAGCCTCACGGACGTAGGAAATTCATTTAGTGGGCCACCTAACCCTTTAGTGAATAGATCTAGTAAATTTCAGAACTCATCAgtggaagatgatgatgatgttgtgTTTATCGAACCTGTACAACCTCCTCCGCCTTCTGCACCAGTGGTAGCCGATCAAAGAACCATAACATTTACGTCATCGAAAAATGAAGAGCTACAAGGAAATGATTCCAAAATTCTTCCTTCCTCAAAAGAATTGGCTTCTCAGAAGGGAAGTGTAAGTGAGACAATTGTCATCGATGATGAAGAGGACATGGAAACAAATCAAGGGCAAGAGAAAAATTCCTCCAATTTTATTGAACGGAGACCACCCGAGTCTAAAAACAGAACCAATGATGTGGATTTCTCTACTTCCAGTTTTTCAAGAAGTAAG ACCAAGACTGCAGTAGGACCTTTTAATCCTGGTAGAATGAATGTGGCAGGAGACGTATTTCAGAACGGAGAGTCTGCAGCTCATCACAATCCTG attcttggATCTCCCAGTCAGCATCATTTCCCCGAAATCAGAAACAGCCAGGGGTGGATTCTTTATCACCAGTGGCCTCTCTTCCTAAACAGATTTTCCAGCCTTCTGCCCAACAGCAACCCACTAAACCAGTTAAAGTCACTTGTGCAAACTGCAAAAAGCCTTTACAGAAGGGACAGACAGCTTATCAGCGAAAAGGATCAGCTCACCTCTTCTGTTCTACCAcctgcctctcttccttctctcacaAGCCTGCTCCAAAGAAACTTTGTGTTATGTGTAAAAA AGATATAACTACAATGAAAGGAACCATTGTTGCCCAAGTGGATTCGAGCGAATCCTTCCAGGAATTCTGTAGTACATCTTGTCTGTCTCTTTATGAAGACAAACAGAATCCTACTAAAGGAGCGCTGAATAAGTCAAGATGTACAATTTGTGGTAAACTAACAGAG GTTGGAGCACTCACAGAAAACCCATAG
- the ZMYM2 gene encoding zinc finger MYM-type protein 2 isoform X13, with product MDTGSSGGLELTDQTPVLLGRTAMAASLTDVGNSFSGPPNPLVNRSSKFQNSSVEDDDDVVFIEPVQPPPPSAPVVADQRTITFTSSKNEELQGNDSKILPSSKELASQKGSVSETIVIDDEEDMETNQGQEKNSSNFIERRPPESKNRTNDVDFSTSSFSRSKTKTAVGPFNPGRMNVAGDVFQNGESAAHHNPDFPAFCPTATH from the exons ATGGACACAGGTTCATCAGGAGGATTAGAATTGACTGATCAGACTCCTGTTTTGCTGGGGAGGACGGCCATGGCAGCTAGCCTCACGGACGTAGGAAATTCATTTAGTGGGCCACCTAACCCTTTAGTGAATAGATCTAGTAAATTTCAGAACTCATCAgtggaagatgatgatgatgttgtgTTTATCGAACCTGTACAACCTCCTCCGCCTTCTGCACCAGTGGTAGCCGATCAAAGAACCATAACATTTACGTCATCGAAAAATGAAGAGCTACAAGGAAATGATTCCAAAATTCTTCCTTCCTCAAAAGAATTGGCTTCTCAGAAGGGAAGTGTAAGTGAGACAATTGTCATCGATGATGAAGAGGACATGGAAACAAATCAAGGGCAAGAGAAAAATTCCTCCAATTTTATTGAACGGAGACCACCCGAGTCTAAAAACAGAACCAATGATGTGGATTTCTCTACTTCCAGTTTTTCAAGAAGTAAG ACCAAGACTGCAGTAGGACCTTTTAATCCTGGTAGAATGAATGTGGCAGGAGACGTATTTCAGAACGGAGAGTCTGCAGCTCATCACAATCCTG ATTTTCCAGCCTTCTGCCCAACAGCAACCCACTAA